A genomic window from Candidatus Binataceae bacterium includes:
- a CDS encoding DUF2844 domain-containing protein, which produces MDSKSRENGAGRPRWWATGGLATLALLLAAAPAFATLGQASNSVTLDRQSISPGGAFTHQSAAGYSVSQFQTAVGTTVREYVAPDGMVFGVAWNGPQPPNLAVLLGSYFNQFQQGLRQQFLGLHHSLVQVQDLVIQTGGHMLDLRGRAYVPSLVPAGVDAEVVQ; this is translated from the coding sequence ATGGACTCGAAGAGTAGAGAGAATGGAGCTGGCCGCCCGCGATGGTGGGCTACAGGAGGCCTGGCTACGCTGGCGCTATTGCTGGCAGCCGCGCCAGCGTTCGCTACGTTGGGGCAAGCTTCGAACTCGGTGACGCTGGATCGGCAATCCATCAGCCCTGGCGGTGCGTTTACCCATCAAAGCGCGGCCGGATACAGCGTTAGCCAGTTTCAAACCGCGGTAGGCACCACGGTGCGAGAATATGTGGCGCCCGATGGGATGGTCTTTGGGGTAGCTTGGAACGGTCCCCAGCCGCCCAACCTAGCGGTGCTGTTGGGGAGTTACTTCAACCAATTTCAACAAGGCCTACGCCAACAGTTTTTGGGACTGCACCATTCGCTAGTTCAGGTCCAGGATCTGGTGATTCAAACCGGAGGGCATATGCTCGATTTGAGGGGGCGCGCCTATGTGCCCAGCCTGGTTCCGGCGGGGGTGGACGCGGAGGTGGTTCAGTGA